The DNA window AGGCAAACTTTAGGAGACTTCTTCCTCCCTGATGTGGATAATACCACATATGGATGCTTTGCTCAACCGATCCAAGCGGCCACCTTTGAAATCAAGCCTAGCACGATTCAACTCCTAGAGAATCGGTGCGCCATCTATGGGTTACCAAGTGATGATCTGAATGAACATATAGCAAAGTTCTTGGGGTGTTAAATACGTTCAAGCTTCATAATATCACCACCGATCAAATTAAGCTCTGGATGTTCCCGTTTTCACTAAGGGACAAGGAAAGTTTGAGGCTTCATTCGCTACCTAATGCATCGATCCATAGTTGGAGGAATCTCGCTCAAGCCTTTCTCAATAAGTATTTTCCAATGGGGAGAACCGCAAAGTTGACTAAGGACATCATTGATTTTTATCAATATGAGGGGGAATCACTTTACAAAGCTTGGGAGAGGTTCAAGGACCTCCAAAGACATGTCCCTCATCATCGCCTCAAGTGAGAGCATGTGATCCAAATATTCTATGATGGCTTGAGTGAGACTACGCGAGCCACAATCGATTCGGCATCGGGGGGTTCCCTAATGCAAAAGACATATGATGAGGCAAACGAATTGATTGAGAAATTGGCTATGGTTAGTAGCAATTGGTCTTCGAAAAGAAGAAGGCCTCCGGCTCACAAAGCGTTGATGACACTCGAACAATCACAAGAGTTTTAAGCTATGAATGCTAAGAATGCCTCCTTGCAAAGTGTCCAAGTAGGGTGTGAACATTGTGAGGATTTCATTCATAGTAGTGGTGAGTGTTATGCCATGGGACAAGCTTGGAGTGAGAAAGTGAACTACGTGGGAGGTCAAAGGCAAGGGAATGATCCCTACTCGAATACCTATAATCTCAGATGGAAGAACCATCCCAACTTtgggtggagaaatcaagaaggGCAAGGCAATGTTCAAGCGCAACAACAAGCGGGTCCTAGTTTTCAAGGTGGAAATAGGCCTCAACAACAAGGTCAATATCACAACCACCGAGGTCAAGGAAACAATTATGTTGGTAGGCCTCAACACCCTCCCGGGTTCCAACCCCAAAATAATATGGATAAGGGAAATGTGCTTTCCAAGGTGCTAGAGAAGTTGGAAAAAAcggagcaaagggagaagaaccaagcttccactATCCATCATTTAGAGACCCAAATCTCACAAATGGTAATTTCACTTCAAGGAAGAACGCAAGGTGGACTACCCTCTATTACGGAAAACAATCCAAGGGGGCAATTTAAAGCGGTTGAGCTTAGGAGTGGTAAGAACCTTGGAAAAGCGAATGGCAAGAGACCAAGGattgaggaggatgagcctcaagtggtgATTGATATTGCAAGCTCAAGTCAAGAGCTACCTAAGCCTTGTGAGGAAGTGGCTATTTATATTGAAGAACCATATGTGAGACCTCCACCACCTCCACCTTTTGTACCAAAGGTaccattcccaagccggttaaggaagGCGCCGGACAATCAAAAGTTTCATAAGTTTCTTGAGATATTCAAGAAACTTCAAATCAACATAAGCTTAGCGGATGCACTacgggagatgccccaatatgctAAGTTCTTGAAGGACATCATAACCAACAAGAGGAGTTGGGACAATGGTGCAACAATCTCTGTCCCAGAAGTTTGTAGCTCAATCATCTTGAGCGATCTACCGGCTAAGTTaaaggatccagggagtttttctataccttgcactataggaaaTATGAGTTCAATTAGTTTCCTATGTTATTTGGAAGCTGGTATAAATCTCATGCCTTTGACTCTTTTCAGGACGCTATGTAGGGAGAAATCCGTGAAGAAcacctcgatggtactccaaGTAGCGGATCACTCATTAAAGAGGCTTTATGGGATTGTTGAGGATGTGCTTGTCAAGGTGGATAAGTTCATCTTCCCGgttgattttgttattttgGACTATGCGGTAGACAAGGAGTGCCCAATGATCTTAGGGCGCCCCTTTATGAATACCACAAGAACTTTGATTGATGTGCCTGGTGGGAAGTTGACCTTGCGAATTGATGAAGAAACGgttgagtttgatatgaagagagtcACGAGGGGTACCATCGAGGAGGAAGATTGCATGAGGATTGATTTGGTGGATGAACTTGTGAGGGATCAACTTGAAGCGAATATGGAAGTGTTTAATCTAGGCGGAAAGAAATTAATTCAGAATTTGGACTCCCCAGGGGAGTGTCTCGAATTGAGACACCCTATATATGAGAATGTCTCGAGTCGAGACACTCAAATGAAGGAAACAGAAGCTACTTTGGAGTTTGTCTCGAATTAAGACAGTCCAATAAGCACACTACCTTGATTCGAGACAAGGCAAGAAGGAGGGGaaacatatattttttcaaatttcaaaggTCACGTTCCATTCCGAAGAGCTTGATGATGAATTATCCGAAGAAGATAAACCTAAGACGGAAAGTTTGATTAAAAATGAGGGGGTTACTCCTCCATGCTCTGGGGTACCACCCGTTGTGGAGATGAAGCATGTACCTCCTCAGCTCCGGTATGCCTTTGTTGGCGAGAACAAGACTCTTCTGATCATTATTTCCAACAATCTATCGGAATCAAGAGCGGAGAGTGGTGCAAGTAGTGAAGGGGCATGTGTTGGCCGTGGGATGGCAAATTTCTGACATTCGAGGGATAAGCCCTCAAGTGGTGATGCACTAAATCCACTTAGAGGACGAGTCTAAAGCTTCGGCATAAAGACAACGGAGATTAAACCCCAACATGAAAAAAATAGTGCATAAAGAGATTGTCAAACTCCTAGATGGCAGAATCATCTATCCAATCTCGGATAGCGGATGGGTGAGCCCCATCCAATGTGTGCCCAAGAAAGGGGGTATGATGGTTTTTGAGAATGAAAAGGGTGAGCAAATCTCTACACGGACGGTGACGGGATGGCGTGTTTGCATTGACTACCGCAAGTTGAATGCGGAGACGAGAAAATATCACTTCCCGTTACCTTTTATTGATCAAATTTTAGAGCGGGTAGCGGGCCAtgcttattatttttttcttgatggTTACTCCGGGTACAATCAAATCCTTATCTTCCCGGATGACGAAGAGAAGACTACTTTCACTTGTCCATATGGGACATTTGCTTATCGAAGAATGCCATTTGGGCTTTGCAATGCTCTGGCCAATTTCCAAAGGTGTATGACATCCATCTTCGCCAATATGATAGAAGACATTATGGAGGTGTTTATGGACGATTTTTCGGTGTTTGGGGACTCCTTTGAGTCTTGTTTGAGGAACCTAGACCAGGTATTGGCAAGGTGTGAGGAGACAAACCTTGTCTTGCCATTTCATGGTGGATGAAGGAGTTGTTCTTGGGCACAAAATCTCCAAAGCCGCCATTTAAGTTGATAGAGCCAAGACGGAAGGTATTGATAAGCTTCCACCACCTACAACCGTAAAGGGAGTTCGTGCCTTTTAGGGGCACGCAGGTTTTTATCGTCGCTTTAGTAAAGATTTCTCTGCAATTGCTAGGCCACTAACCAATTCGCTTGTTAAGGATTCTCCCTTTGACTTTACTAATGAATATATTCTTGCTTTTGATAGGTTGAAGGAAGCCCTTGTCACCGCCCCAATCATATATTCCGCGGATTGGAATCTCCCTTTTGAGCTCATGTGCGACGCAAGTGATCAAGCCCTAAGATGTGTAATGGGGCAACGGAAGGACAAGCGGGTTCATGTGGTCTATTATGCAAGCCGGGCGATGGCGGGAGCGcaactcaattacaccaccACCGAGAAGGAGATGTTGGCGGTGGTCTTCCCTCTAGACAAGTTCCGACAATACTTGCTTGGCTCGAAGGTAATCATATATACCGATCACGCCGCCTTGAGGCACCTTTTTGCCAAGAAAGATGTGAAGCCACGCTTCATCCGGTGGATCCTTATCATGCAAGAGTTTGATATCGAGATCTGAGATAAGAAGGGTACGGAGAACGTGGTAGCGGACCACTTGTACAGACTTGAGAATCCGGAGCCAATTCCTATTGGTATGGAGATTAATGAGTGGTTTCCGAACGAAACACTTATGATGATTCGAGAAATGGAAACTTCATGGTATGCCGACATAGCTAATTGTCTTTCCTCTAATGTGATACCACCAGATTTGATGCACCATCAAAGGAAGAAGTTTTTTTACGATGCCAAGAGGTTTCTTTGGGATGAGCCGTATTTGTTTAAGGAATGTGGAGATGGGATGTTGAGGCGATGTGTTTCTTTGAAAGAAATGTTGCCCATCTTGAGTGCTTGTCATACATCCGACTATGCTGATCATTATGGAGTGGCGAGAACCGCCGCTAAGGTGTTAGAGAGCGGATTCTTTTTGCCTACCTTTTTCTGTGATGCTAAGGACTTCGTAAGCCATTGTGATAGATGCCAAAGGGTTGGAAACATCTCTAAACGGGATGAGATGCCCTTGACTTCTGTGCAAGAGGTAGAGATTTTCGATGTATGGGGGATTGACTTCATGGGACCGTTCTCGATGTCGCATGGAAACCTATATATTCTAGTCGGCGTGTGTTATGTGTTAAAATGGGTGGAAGCGGAAGCTTTACCTACTAATGACGCCAAAGTGGTTTTGCGGTTTTTGAAAGGTTGATGAATAGGTTCTATACCCCGCGGGTTATTACTAGTGACGGTGGTTCAcatttttgcaaccggcaattCGATGCCTTGATGAAGAAGTATAATGTGTATCACCGGGTTGTTACCCCCTACCATCTGCAAACATATGGGCAAGTTGAGGTCTCCAACCGGGAGTTGAAGCGGATATTAAAGAAGACGGTGAGTGGCACTTGTAAGTATTTGTGTTTGAAGCTTGATGATGAGTTGTGGGCATATCGCACGACATTCAAAACACCATTAGGCATGTTCCATTATCGCATTGTATATGGGAAAACGTGTCATTTACCCTTGCAATTGGAGCACTGGGCTTAATGAgcgattaaaaaaattgaactttaaTCTTAAAACGGCGGGGGAAAAACGCTTGTTGCAATTGAATGAATTGGAGCAATTCCGGTTCTCGGCATATGAAAACGCGAAGCGCTATAAGGAGAAGACCAAGCGTTGGCATGATGGCCACATTTCCCCAAAACATTTGAAGTGGGAGCTTATGTTTTGGTGTACAATTCGAGGTTGAAATTATTTCCAGGAAAGCTTAAGTCCCAATGGGGTGGGCCATTTAAGATTCGTGTGGTGAATCATAGTGCCATTGAGTTGGAGAATCAAGGAACTCACCATGTGACGGTCGAGCTTCCGAccttaaacaagcgcacttttgaggcaatcccaagaggtttgattttattgcttttcgtttttcttatttgttctCCATTTTGTATCTTGTTGGTGTTtgatgtttattatttttacgttttttaaAGATAACACGTGGTGAGTTCGGTTCTTGGATGTGCAGGAGTTTGGCGAAGCAAATCTAAAGAAAAATCGAAGTTCCCTAAGAAAGGAGAAACAAAATTTTCTGTTTACTCTTGTCTCAAATCAAGACAAGCCTCTTAGGAAgctgtctcgattcgagacagttGGAGCAGATAATTCTGCTTCTCCAGGATTGGTGTCTCGAATTGAGACACCTCATTAACaagggtgtctcgattcgagacaagctCTTTAAGTGGGGGGACTTTGTTTTTTCTCATTGGTCCTTATTTATTCACATGGATTGATGATGTGGCTCGATCCTAGCCTTTTAAGATTCAAGATTTTTGACGTGGATCACCAACTATTGACAAATCCTAGCCCTTCAATCCCTTACTttaaattttggcataaaaaggACTCCATCAGTTCATCTTCTCCACCATTCTATACCGAAAATAGGAAACCTCCATATCCAAAATCTTCTTTCTCTTTCCTCTTGCCAATAATTCAACCACCTCTAGCCACCACATATTCCAGCCAAACTCAAAACTAAAACCATTTTCGGATACCCTCTTCCCCGCTCTCACCATGTCACGAATTACAAGATCAACGAAGACCACCAGACAAGCTTCGAATCCACCACCACCGGAGGTTGAGCCACCACTACGGTCTTTCCATTCCAATCgtaagaaaagtgttttcgggTCCAACGTTTTCGGGACTAACACTCCGGGGGCTCTCACCCACCATTTTGATGCGCCTTTTGAAATCCGTACCGTTGCGGAAGGAGACTTGTTCAAAAGCCTAAGGAAGAAAGGTATTTCCATTCCATACAAGATTTGTTGG is part of the Mercurialis annua linkage group LG3, ddMerAnnu1.2, whole genome shotgun sequence genome and encodes:
- the LOC126672639 gene encoding uncharacterized protein LOC126672639 codes for the protein MNAKNASLQSVQVGCEHCEDFIHSSGECYAMGQAWSEKVNYVGGQRQGNDPYSNTYNLRWKNHPNFGWRNQEGQGNVQAQQQAGPSFQGGNRPQQQGQYHNHRGQGNNYVGRPQHPPGFQPQNNMDKGNVLSKVLEKLEKTEQREKNQASTIHHLETQISQMVISLQGRTQGGLPSITENNPRGQFKAVELRSGKNLGKANGKRPRIEEDEPQVVIDIASSSQELPKPCEEVAIYIEEPYVRPPPPPPFVPKVPFPSRLRKAPDNQKFHKFLEIFKKLQINISLADALREMPQYAKFLKDIITNKRSWDNGATISVPEVCSSIILSDLPAKLKDPGSFSIPCTIGNMSSISFLCYLEAGINLMPLTLFRTLCREKSVKNTSMVLQVADHSLKRLYGIVEDVLVKVDKFIFPVDFVILDYAVDKECPMILGRPFMNTTRTLIDVPGGKLTLRIDEETVEFDMKRVTRGTIEEEDCMRIDLVDELVRDQLEANMEVFNLGGKKLIQNLDSPGECLELRHPIYENVSSRDTQMKETEATLEFVTFHSEELDDELSEEDKPKTESLIKNEGVTPPCSGVPPVVEMKHVPPQLRYAFVGENKTLLIIISNNLSESRAESGASSEGACVGRGMANF